In a single window of the Necator americanus strain Aroian chromosome X, whole genome shotgun sequence genome:
- a CDS encoding hypothetical protein (NECATOR_CHRX.G22856.T1) has product MRRLEWDDMGVKVDGRQLHHLRSADDIVLITLSISQAERMLTEFDETCGCIGLQLNLQKTIFMRNRWVSDAPFTLNGTNISNCSSYIYLGRELNMMDDLTPELDRRRRAAWRV; this is encoded by the coding sequence atgcgaaggttggaatgggacgacatgggggtgaaggttgatggtcggcagctacatcATTTGCGCtctgctgatgacatcgtgcTAATAACACTTAGTATCagtcaagcggaacgaatgctgaccgaatttgacgaaacatgtggatgcatcggtcttcagctgaatctgcaaaagacgattttCATGCGTAACAGATGGGtttcggatgccccattcacgctcaacggaacaaaCATATCCAATTGCAGCAGCTAcatttatctgggtcgggaattgaacatgatggaCGACCTGACCCCTGAGCTGGacaggaggagaagagcggcttggAGAGTCTAG
- a CDS encoding hypothetical protein (NECATOR_CHRX.G22857.T2) — MFYTGSHYRLLRGRFSFTRRAEKAAKFRERNPRTTISWDPFATLAGFWEYSAMDNEEYDRLVEHLHDCAKKAESFKTTKRRLSLENLELIRQRGAARAAGNQELTFELARLCREAIKEDLKERRVEVLAEAAKVEKSVRYARRDFASRGTRMTALRNPKGTAIASRRGMEKIIYNFYSDLFDSHVHLPPHHLREDGQVIPEVLPSEIRHAITSVRNRTASGPDRRRQEHLKSLPPVLINTLARLFTRYLSECMVPKQWKTSKTVLLYKKGDPHDIGNYRQFCLLSVIYKLFTRMILNRVEKVLDDRQPCEQAGFRKGFSTIDHIHTVSKLIEVSREYKMPLCLTFIDLKKAFDSVETEAVVGALDNQGVPTQYIKVLRKL, encoded by the coding sequence atgttctatacgggatcgcactatcgcctcctccgaggaagattttccttcacaaggagggcagagaaagccgccaagttcagagagagaaatcccagaactaccaTCAGCTGGGATcccttcgctacgctagccggcttttgggaatattccgcaatggacaacgaggaatatgaccggcttgttgaacaccttcacgactgcgcgaagaaggctgagagttttaaaaccaccaagagacgcctgtctcttgaaaatcttgagctgatacgccagcgtggagcagcacgagccgcaggaaaccaagaactcactttcgagctcgcaaggctttgcagagaggcaataaaggaagaccttaaagagagaagagtagaagtgctggctgaagctgcaaagGTGGAGAAAAGtgtccgctatgcccgtcgagacttcgccagtcgcgggacgaggatgactgctctccggaacccaaagggaacagccattgcatcgagaaggggaatggagaaaatcatctacaatttctactctgatctcttcgacagccatgtccacctacctcctcaccatctgagggaagacggacaagtcattccagaggttctcccgtctgAAATACGACACGCTATCACGTCGgtgagaaatcgtacggcatccggtcccgacagaagaAGAcaagaacacctgaagagtcttccgccagtactcatcaacaccttggcgaggctctttacacgttacctgtcggaatgcatggttcctaaacagtggaagaccagcaagaccgtgttgctgtataaaaagggagatccacatgacatcggcaactatcgtcaattctgcctactgtccgtcatctacaagctctttacaagaatgatccttaatagggttgaaaaagtcttggatgatagacagccatgcgagcaagcagggtttcgaaaaggattcagcacgattgaccacattcacactgtttcgaaactcatcgaggtatcacgagagtacaagatgccgctctgtctcaccttcatcgacttgaaaaaggccttcgactcagttgagacggaagcggtcgtgggagccttggacaaccaaggcgtccctactcagtacataaaggtacttcgaaaGTTATAA
- a CDS encoding hypothetical protein (NECATOR_CHRX.G22857.T1) produces MDNEEYDRLVEHLHDCAKKAESFKTTKRRLSLENLELIRQRGAARAAGNQELTFELARLCREAIKEDLKERRVEVLAEAAKVEKSVRYARRDFASRGTRMTALRNPKGTAIASRRGMEKIIYNFYSDLFDSHVHLPPHHLREDGQVIPEVLPSEIRHAITSVRNRTASGPDRRRQEHLKSLPPVLINTLARLFTRYLSECMVPKQWKTSKTVLLYKKGDPHDIGNYRQFCLLSVIYKLFTRMILNRVEKVLDDRQPCEQAGFRKGFSTIDHIHTVSKLIEVSREYKMPLCLTFIDLKKAFDSVETEAVVGALDNQGVPTQYIKVLRKL; encoded by the coding sequence atggacaacgaggaatatgaccggcttgttgaacaccttcacgactgcgcgaagaaggctgagagttttaaaaccaccaagagacgcctgtctcttgaaaatcttgagctgatacgccagcgtggagcagcacgagccgcaggaaaccaagaactcactttcgagctcgcaaggctttgcagagaggcaataaaggaagaccttaaagagagaagagtagaagtgctggctgaagctgcaaagGTGGAGAAAAGtgtccgctatgcccgtcgagacttcgccagtcgcgggacgaggatgactgctctccggaacccaaagggaacagccattgcatcgagaaggggaatggagaaaatcatctacaatttctactctgatctcttcgacagccatgtccacctacctcctcaccatctgagggaagacggacaagtcattccagaggttctcccgtctgAAATACGACACGCTATCACGTCGgtgagaaatcgtacggcatccggtcccgacagaagaAGAcaagaacacctgaagagtcttccgccagtactcatcaacaccttggcgaggctctttacacgttacctgtcggaatgcatggttcctaaacagtggaagaccagcaagaccgtgttgctgtataaaaagggagatccacatgacatcggcaactatcgtcaattctgcctactgtccgtcatctacaagctctttacaagaatgatccttaatagggttgaaaaagtcttggatgatagacagccatgcgagcaagcagggtttcgaaaaggattcagcacgattgaccacattcacactgtttcgaaactcatcgaggtatcacgagagtacaagatgccgctctgtctcaccttcatcgacttgaaaaaggccttcgactcagttgagacggaagcggtcgtgggagccttggacaaccaaggcgtccctactcagtacataaaggtacttcgaaaGTTATAA
- a CDS encoding hypothetical protein (NECATOR_CHRX.G22858.T1), whose protein sequence is MAKNIDSFEQLTTRIGRLQMRRCGPTPALTIFVAYAPTSSYKEEEVEAFYMELEKFYREDHAFYKVKIGDFNAKEERRRNYTSEPTAYNGTTRGRASPSSS, encoded by the coding sequence atggcaaagaacatcgactcgttcgaacaacttacgacccgaattgGACGTCTgcagatgagaagatgtggcccaacaccagctttgactatcttcgtcgcttacgctccaacatcaagctacaaagaagaagaagtcgaagctttctatatggaacTGGAGAaattctaccgagaagatcatgccttctacaaggtcaagattggcgatttcaacgccaaagaaGAACGACGGAGGAACTACACATCCgaacccacggcctacaatggaacgaccaGGGGGAGGgcctctccgagttcatcatga
- a CDS encoding hypothetical protein (NECATOR_CHRX.G22859.T1), protein MSTPGERKFSQKLMGLEACNLPMGYQNGKGRGWRSVLARTLALEAAIEDLMQAKKIKYDVIDGLTKTRRRHPLNAVYETGEELF, encoded by the exons atgtccactccgggagaacgaaaattttcccagaaactcatgggactagaggcttgcaacctgcccatgg gctaccaaaacggaaaaggacgaggatggcgatctgtacttgcacgtacgcttgcattggaagcggccatcgaagatctgatgcaagccaagaagattaagtacgacgtcatcgacGGACTGACcaagacgagacgacgtcaccctctcaacgccgtatatgaaactggagaagaactgttctaa